In Carassius gibelio isolate Cgi1373 ecotype wild population from Czech Republic chromosome B17, carGib1.2-hapl.c, whole genome shotgun sequence, the genomic stretch gagatgtctgacagttttttaattttctgttatccatacagtgttgtaaagtcgtgaaactatccatatttactcagaatgactttttcatctgtatgaaaaaattctttgacgtgtttggaagctgcattttaaaaatacaataatgattccctttgtaaggtaatttcaaaaaatcaccacggcaaaaccattcaagctatccaaaatccattcacaatttaagttcctatcagaaatactgatgtgtgttcagagttttgtgaaattctaagtatgttatttgcctcaaaatcacctgagaagtattccagtttgacatgttgccacgccaacaattttttagatatcaatatcccccttgcagatttatatcggctgtgtttaaacattattctgatgaagtttgaagcaaatcgagtaataataagatgctgaattcaaatcattttgaaaatgacacacttccttctgccagttggtggcgctataactttgactcctaatagtcacatatatgcgatcgacatcatacaacgaataatctgatgaagtttgattaaaatcaggaaatgtatgtggatggtattagacacttcctgtttctcatttctcgccataatttcaacgcctcgccacgagcaaaccgttcgagatatcaaaaatcccctggcaatttttcatccccagtgtcttgagatcatgttgaccgagtttggcggcaatcgagaaaaaaacctatgacaagtatttcaaattccagagcatgcgctttttacataactctaaatagctgacttcctgttgggtggagcctatgacatgcagtacgaaagttgttcggcacgatgagatctatatgtgtactgagtttcatatgaatatgtgcaagtatgtgtgagctatacatcaacatttatgactgtgttccagggggcgccatagagcccctgtgccacgcccgggtcccagcctctgcaggctcctaaaggccacagattccaaagtgtgcgcaaattttcaagagtttttgagtatgttaaggacccccaaagcccccacaactttgacgaaaaatttgaatactaaaccctaaatagccaacttcctgttgggcggagcctatgatatgcaatacaaaagttgtttggattgatgagatttatatgtgtaccgagtttcatacgtctacgagcaagaatgtatgatatatggccctccatattccagggggcgctgtagagcccctgtgccacgcccgtgtatcagtctctgcccggccctaatggccgcaggttccaatctgtgtgccaattttcaagactttttaagcacgttaagggccccaaaagcccccgagacgttggaaaaaaataataataataataataataataataataataataaaaaataatcctaaggaaaacaataggcctctcgccctttgggcttgagccctaataataataacaaataatcctaaggaaaacaatagggctctcgccctccaggcttgagccctaattaaaataAGGAGGCGCTCTTTCTAGTTATTCACATTCGTGTTCCGTGTCTGATTGGCTGGTATATTAATGAAGGGCGGCTTAGCCACGCCCACCTGACTGAAGTGAGAGGAGAGCGCGCGCCGAGCACACACTGTCAGTCAAGCGTCTCCAGAGCAACAGGTAAGCCTCGTCATCTCCTGAAGTTTCTCTCATTTAACTGACGCTTTTACTGTCTaagctctttatatatatatatatatatatatatatatatatatatatatatatatatatatatatatatatatatatatatatctttgctATATGATCGGTGTCATTCTTTATTATAATACTAATATGAAGAGTATAAACATATGAAACGACAGACAGAAGACACGCACTCAGATATGTAAGTTTCATATTCTTGTTTACattgaacatttacattaaaagtatgaagagAGTTAGAAACCGTATTGATATAAGCTATATTCAGATTAATATACAGAGAGCAttagaaaaaaagtattaatgtcACAAGAAGTTTTAATTGAAAACGAAACgtgtttctttatatatatatatatatatatatatatatatatatatatatatatatacgttttgtTTTCAAGTAAAACTTATATatacttttgtatttttaatgtttttttatagaGTTTCTGATTGATCCGTTTGTAGAGGAATCATAACGTGAAACAGCTGAAAACAGTTAAACAggataattttaatatataacacCAAAACActgaatgaatatgaatatatgttTGAATATGAAATCTGTTCTTGCACCACTGATCTTGCATACATTAATACAGTTGATAATAATGTAGAAACTACATATGAGGCTTAAGGCAGagttgtaatgtattttatttcagattttattttttatttcattttttacaaaGTATTAGATTAATGTAATGTAGGAGCTAGATATGAGGGATTAATGCACGGTTATTGTAATGcctaatttatttcagttttcttctTCATATAGTATTACGGATCAGCTATTTCTGAGGCTCATTATTGTGTGAAAAAGATGAACCTGAACCCGTCTGAACACAGCATGGACGGCAGCAAAGCCGAGCACTTGCTCCCTTGTTTCCGCAGAAGTGCGTTCGACGAGCCTCTGGCTTCCTACCACAGCGGCTCCATCATATCTCACCTCCTGCGTAAAACCCTTCACAATAAACTGAGCTCCCTGGACAACAGCCTCCTTTACCTGCCCTCCGCAAACACCAGCGGGCTCGATCCCGAGTCCAGCAGCACCGATGGCTTCGCTCAAGAGGAGCAGAGCAGAATGTCCTTCAAAGACGAGGATCTGTCTGTGAGCGAGCACCTCCAAGCCAAGCGCGCCCGGGTGGAGAACATCATACGAGGCATGGCTGCTTCACCCAACGCCGACAGAGAAGCGGAGGGTGAGAGCGAAGCCGTCCGCTGCAGAAGAGACCTCCTGAAGGAGAACAAACGCAAGCAGAGGCTCCCGCAGCACCAGGAGCCCAGCCAGTCCAACACCAAGACCAGCAAAGACCAGGAGTGCCACAGACTCAAGGAGCAGCTCCAGAGCATGCAGCGGCTCCTGCATCAGCTCCAGGAGAAGATCTCGCACGTGCACGACCAGAGTTACTCGGAGAACGAGGAACGGGAAGACGCGAGGTCAGAGCAGTCGAGTCTGAGGCTGGATGGGGGGTACAAAGACCAAGTCAAAGTAGAAACCGGTGGTTTGGGCTCCGACACGGCGATGGAGAACCTCAAAGAGACTCTGAAATGTGAGCTGACCAGGACTGTGAGCGAAAGCATCGATACGGTCTTCAAGAAGCTCTCCACGACTCTTCTAAACCAGTCATCCCCGTGCCACAGTCCGGACTGCTCGGGAACCGAGAAGCGGATCCCAGAGGATTCCCCTTTGGATCTGTCGGATTCTGAGGAACACGTGAAGAGCAGGCACTGCTTTGAGAGCCACGTCCCGGAGCACCAGACCGAAGCCTTGTCTCTAGTGGTGCGGAAACCTTCCCTGAGCCAGGCTGTGAAGAGACCCTACCCGCTGCACCAGACGCCCTTTCAGATGGGCTACAGCGCTCCTCTGCACGACAGCCAGATCCTGGAGCACCTGCTGAAGTACGGCCCTCACTCCTCCTTCTGTCTGGAGAGGCCCTCGCCGGACTCCATGGAGCGCCCCTGGGAGAGCCTGGCCCTGAGATCCAAGCTGAGCTCGGGACATCTGGGTCAGCACCAGACGGGTCTGGTGTCGGTGGACGCGCTCTGCCTTCCTCACGTCAAGATGGAGTGTGGAGACCTGCAGAGCTTGGCTGAGAGGAGCTCCTTCATGACCCTCAACATATCCTTTGTGTCTAGCATCGCATGCAAAAATGAtcattctgtcatcgtttactccaAACCTGCAGGACACTTTATTTAATGGCAATTCATCgttattaactagctgcttattagaaAGCatctgtgtccctggagcacaaaagcagtctgaagtctctggggtatatttttatacattctataggacaaaattatagatttttattttatgccaaaaatcattaggatattaagtaatgattatgttcaatgaagatattttgtaaatttcctactgtaaataatatatcaaaacttaatgtttgattagtaatatgcattgccaagaacttcatttgaacaactttaaagatgattttctcaatatttagattttttttctccctcagattccagattttcaaatactgtcctcctcacaaaccacacatcactggagagatgatttattcagcttcagatgatgtagAAGTCTCAATTTACCCAATTTGAGCTTCATGACTGCTTTAGTGCCCCAGGGTCACAGATGACATTGGCTGTATATTACTactcataaagcacatattaatgccttattctgcatgaccatattttagatcccttaatccacccCATACCTACACTAATTATTCATAagcagtttattgaggcaaaagtaatAGTTTATAGATAGTTAATAGTAAGAAAAAGTCCCCAAATTATAATGTGTGACCTTTTTTCCTTCTGAGGAACATAGAAGATGCTGTTACGAGAAATATTTCAGTGTTGGTTAGTCTGCACAGTGGAAGTAACGTCTCAGAACATCCTAATACTATCTTAATTAATATCATTACTGTATtaggatgaactgtccctttaaaaccaaAACACCACAAAAAATGTCAAAACCAATTCAACTAATTGAAAGTACAAGAGGAAAGTGGTGTTGCTCAGAGGTCGCTCTTTCATATCTCATCAGAGTTCTTCGACTTTTGAAGTGTGTTTTTTCCCTCAGATATTTATTCTGAAATtcattagtaaaaataaaaatggtaacactttacagattagttaatgcattaactaacaatgaacaaactattttaacgTGTTTATTAATATCGGTCAATGCAAGCAAATAGAAATACatgcattgtttgtttgtgtcagttcacagcgattaataaatgctgtagaggaTTTCTCACTGATCGTTCTCATTTAGTTCACTAATGTTAAGTGTTTCTGTGAAAACAGATACAGATGAGTCAGAGTCGTCGTACAGTGTGATTACAGAGTAATAAACGAGTGTGGAGAGCTCGGATGAGAAGTGTCTGTAATAAACCGTAACAAACACTGTCGAGATCCGAGAGAAACGTCTCTATTGAATCTCCATTCAGTGATTTTTCTCTCCTATAGCTACAGTATCATAAAGATTTGTTCCATGCGAATGTGTTCAGGAGTCAGAGGAAGGCTCTTTATTCTGTGGACTGTGTTCTTTGTTTAGCTTCAGCTGCTATTGAAAAACCCCcctctttgtttagtttttatttaatatctaGTAGTTAACATTGAGATATTGCTGAACACACCAGCAGCTCTGGAGCTCGGCGAACAATCGCTGAATTGAGTGCAGCGCTGAGCAGTTCCACTCACGCAGACTTCAAGGAGAATTTCTGCTTTGATCTCCGTAACCCCAAAGAAAATTGTAGCATCTTCTTTAATCTGGGCACGGTAATGACTTTAAGTCCaggaaaagacaaataaaaaggaATACAAGGCTTTGATAAGAATTGTTAGGAACAAAAGCCAATTTTCAAAGGCAGAAAAAGCAACAGTTTCTCTTCTGGAAACTCTCTGATTTTGGACTTGAAAAGGTGCGTGATATGTTTCTGCTCTCTGGATGTGATTGGAGTGGATGAGAGAGGTCACTGTTGGTTGTTTGTGAAAAGCAGGCTCTCAGCCGTCATTATACACCATCATCAATGCTCCGAGTGTCGTCTGTGAATGTGATGAAATCACTGCATGCAGAAAGCTTGGCTTTTAAACATCATTAGATTTATATAATACGCTTCGGAAATTATGTGAATTCTGTGGCTCTTCTTGAGGCAGAACGATCGTCTCATTCAAAGCGAAGGGTTAGTAATAGATTGCATAGATGCTGTCAATGTGGAGACGCTTTTCTAGCATTGTTTGCTTGTGAACTCGCAAACTGTGGCTCTGTTTTAAGAAAGAAACTTTGAAAAGAAAGGGCGTAAGCTGATCTCTCCATCCTCGCCAACAGGAGATATATGGAGCAAACTAATTCAAGTCCCAAATCTAATTTGTTGGGCTGTTTTTCTAGGAAGCACATGCCGTCGTGTCTTATTCGACACTGAGCTGTTCATTTAGACTGATGGATTGACCATACTGAAGCTCATTTGTTTGGGGCTGTGTTAATGCTGTTTGATTGTTAAAATGCAGGTGAGC encodes the following:
- the LOC127975825 gene encoding prospero homeobox protein 1: MNLNPSEHSMDGSKAEHLLPCFRRSAFDEPLASYHSGSIISHLLRKTLHNKLSSLDNSLLYLPSANTSGLDPESSSTDGFAQEEQSRMSFKDEDLSVSEHLQAKRARVENIIRGMAASPNADREAEGESEAVRCRRDLLKENKRKQRLPQHQEPSQSNTKTSKDQECHRLKEQLQSMQRLLHQLQEKISHVHDQSYSENEEREDARSEQSSLRLDGGYKDQVKVETGGLGSDTAMENLKETLKCELTRTVSESIDTVFKKLSTTLLNQSSPCHSPDCSGTEKRIPEDSPLDLSDSEEHVKSRHCFESHVPEHQTEALSLVVRKPSLSQAVKRPYPLHQTPFQMGYSAPLHDSQILEHLLKYGPHSSFCLERPSPDSMERPWESLALRSKLSSGHLGQHQTGLVSVDALCLPHVKMECGDLQSLAERSSFMTLNIQEGLSPNHLKKAKLMFFYTRYPSSNLLKNFFPDVKFNRCITSQLIKWFSNFREFYYIQMEKFARQAIVDGVNDVKDISVTRESELFRSLNMHYNKANDFQVPDRFLEVAEVTLQEFFSAISLSKDSDPSWKKAIYKVICKLDSDVPEDFKSTSYL